TAAGTTCCAATAGTCTTGGCTTGTCGTTAATGCGGAATAACAGAGCTAAGGAGATAGAAACCAAATTTGGAGCAGCCAACTTTAGTTATAACCCAACCGAAACGCTAACATTGAGTGGTTTTGCCATTATCAACTCAAGTGATACCGAGATGGAAACCATAAACCGTACGGTATTGTTAGATACAGAAACGGGCGAACCTGAAACCATACAGGATGTAGAGGAAACAGCATTACAACGCAACCAATTCGCTCTTGTAAAAATGAGTTCTACCTACAAGCCCAATCAAAACCTACAATTTGATTACGATTTTTTATTAAAAACATCCAACCAAGACGAAGCCAATTCATTATTATCTACCGTTACTCCCGAAACAGAACAGAGTCAGGATGTTTTTACCGATAAAGAGCAGCAACCTTTCTCATTCAACCAAAACATAAACTTATATTATACACTTAACGATGATAATATTTTTGCTTTCGAAGCGCAACACTTGTATCAGGACGAAGACCCTTTGTACAGTGCCAATTTAGGTAACAACCCATTTCCTGATGTTGCAGGAACCGACCCTTCACTGTCGTTGGGGCTATTACCCGCTAATCGTTACAATATTACCCAAAACAGTTTTGTAACCACTAATAAGCTCGATGCAAAACTGGACTACTATTACATGGTTACCCCTAAAAGTAGCCTAAATATTACGCTGGGTAATACTTATTCGTATCAAAACTACAATACATCCATGTTTCAGTTGTTAGACGATGGTACCACAAACGATATGAACGATACTACCGATAATGATGTTAACTATGTATTTAACGATACTTTTTTAGGAGTGCACTACCGCTTTATAAAGGGTAAATTTGAGTTTAACCCAGGTGTAACACTCCACAATTATACTACTTACAACGAGCAATTGGGTACTAAAACAAGCAATGATTTTGTAACGGTACTACCCGATGTTTTTGTACAGTTTCAGATTAAAAAAATGGAACGTTTAATTTATAACTATACCATGACAGCAAACTTTACGGATGCCTCCGATTTTGCCAGAGGGCTGGTATTACGAAATTATAAATCCTTATTTCAGGGTAATCCAGAGTTGGATAATGGATTGTATCAAAACCACTCACTAACCTATTTTAGGTACGATATGTTCAATTTTACGCAGTTATACGGTAATGTTACATATACGCACCAAACCGATGCTATAAAAAGCTTGTCATCGTTTGCTGGTATTAATCAGGTAGGTACATTGGCAAATTCTCCATTTGCTGATGAGAATTTAATAGCTTCGGCTGGGTATAACAGGAGTTTTGCCCGTTTTTACAAAGCAGGTGTTAATGCTAACGTAAGCTGGAGCAAGTTTAATAACTTTAGGAATGATGATATAAGCACAACTGAACCTGCAACGATTGAAAATGCTACTAGGCAGGTTAACGAGCAGTTTACCCAAAATTACAGAGCAAGTTTTTCTACAAACTATCAAGAAGTTCCTAACATAGAGGTAGGGTATGGTTATAGTGTTAACGATTATGCTGATAGTAAGTTTTACACCGAAAGCCCTTTTGCGAACCTAAATTATTTCTTTTGGGATGCCTTTACCGTTAGGGTTGATTATGAGTACAATCACTACTACAATAGCGATGGTACATCGGATAACGAATACGACTTTTTAAATGCCGATATAATGTACCGCCAAAAAGATAGCCATTGGGAGTTTAAAGTAAGCGGTACCAACCTGTTAAACACTACATCACTTAACGACGATAGTTTTAATCAGTTCTCTACCTATACATCGCGTTATACGGTACAACCCCGCTATTTGTTATTTACGGTTAGGTATAATTTGTAAAACCTCAATTAATTCTGTGTATCATTAAAAAAGCCTATCCAAACAAGATAGGCTTTTTTAATACGGTATTATAATCCAAAGGCTTTTTTAACCTCATCTACATAATCTAACTTTTCCCAAGTAAACAATTCAACATCCATTGTTTTTTGCTCTCCACTGGGTGCTGTAAACGTTTTGGTAACCGTTTCGGGTTTGCGTCCCATGTGTCCGTAGGCAGCCGTTTCGCTATAAATAGGATTTCTTAATTTTAAACGCTGCTCTATAAAATAAGGGCGCATATCAAAAATAGATTCTACTTTTTTAGCAATTTCCCCATTGGTTAGGCTTACTTTGCTACTACCATACGTATCAATAAAAATACCCATAGGTTTAGCCACACCAATAGCGTACGATACTTGTACCAATATTTCGTTGGCAACCCCAGCAGCAACCAAGTTTTTGGCAATGTGGCGTGTGGCATAAGCAGCACTTCGGTCAACCTTACTAGGGTCTTTACCCGAAAAAGCACCACCACCATGTGCACCTTTACCACCGTAGGTATCTACAATAATTTTACGTCCTGTAAGCCCTGTATCGCCATGTGGTCCGCCAATTACAAAAATACCCGTTGGGTTAATATGGTAGTTAATAGCATCGTTAAACAAATGTGCGTATTGCGGATTGTTTTTTATAATACGCGGAATAAGGATTTCTTTAATATCCCTTTCTATTTTGGCTAGCATTGTAGCCTCGTCAGCAAAATCGTCATGCTGTGTAGAAATTACAATAGCATCAATACGTATTGGTTTGTTATTATCGTCGTACTCTAGCGTTACCTGGCTTTTAGCATCAGGGCGCAGGTACGTAATTTCGTTGTTCTCTCTGCGCAAAGCAGCAAGTTCTTGTAACAATTTGTGCGATAAGTTTAATGCCAACGGCATATAATCTTCCGTTTCGTTGGTAGCATAACCAAACATCATTCCTTGGTCGCCTGCACCTTGCTCTTCTTTGCTTTTTCGGTCAACTCCCTGATTGATATCTTTAGATTGTTCGTGTATTGCCGATAGTACACCGCACGAGCTTGCATCAAACATATATTCACTTTTGGTATAACCAATTTTATGTATAACCTCTCGTGTTATTTGTTGTACATCAAGGTAAGTTTCCGATTTTACTTCGCCTGCCAGTATTACCTGTCCTGTAGTTACTAAAGTTTCGCAAGCTACTTTCGAATCAGGATCGAAAGCTAAAAAATTATCGATTAACGCATCGGAAATCTGGTCAGCTATTTTATCAGGATGCCCTTCGCTCACTGATTCTGACGTAAATAAATATGCCATAAATTAATTTAAAGTTAGTAGAGGAAAGTGGTGTGCAACTTGTAAGCTAAAGGGGGAGAGTATCCTGCTTTAGCATTTTTTAGTGAGGTTGCAATCAGTACAAATCTTTCCTCGTAATTTGTGCAACAAATGTATAAAACCTATCGCAAATAAAAAAAGTACCATTGGCGTTTTAGTATTTTATTAGCATCTGTAACGAAAAGGTTATAGTGTTAAAGTTTAAAATTTTTCTTGTTTGGTAGTAAAATAGTTCAGAGATTTGTTTCAACAAAAAAGGATAAAAATGAAATTCATAATCAAAAAGCATTCTTCTTACACCATGTGGAACATCCACAGGGAGGCTGCTATTGGTTTATATTAAATTTCCAGATAAATATATACACAAAGCCCTCCCAATAATTAGGAGGGCTTTTTTTATGCAATATAATTGGTAATATACCTACAGCAATGCAATCGTATTTTATATACATATCAAAAAAATCCAATACAACCATGTTAAAAACATGGATGCACTGGTTGTATGCCCTGTTGCCAAAGCAAAGAACAATTTGATATTTAGTTTATAATTCATGTTCAGGCTCTTTTGGTAACACTTCCAAAAGAGCCTTTTTTTATTAATCGTAATCAACACAAAATACTATATTATGAATGCTGCACAACCCATAAATGTACTTGGCTACACCAGTAACAACAAACAATTTGTTGTAAAAACCCTTAATACCGATTTAAGGATTAACCAAAACACGCAATACCCAGAATTGGAAGGACCCAACCCCTACGAATACATACTGGCAGGCTTTGCAGGCTGTATTAATGCATTGGGGCAAATTGTTGCACAAGAGCAGGGGATAACCCTACGCTCTTTGCAAATAGAAATTACGGGCAACCTAAACCAACAAGATGGCGTTAATACTGCTAAACCAGGCTTTAGCCGTATCGAAATAAAATTAAAGCCACAGGCAGCCGTACCGTTGGCGGTTTTAAAAAATTGGTTGGATGAGGTACAACAACGTAGCCCCGCCTACCACACACTGGTAAATAATACCCCAGTAGATTTATTGTTGTTTAAAGAGTTTGCTTACAACTAAGTTAGTTGAATTTATAAGTTGTTTTTGTTTGTTTGTTTATTTAGGAGAGCTGCCTTTGGGCAACCAAAGGCAGTCTCTTTTAAGTAATAAAAAAAAGAGATTGTTATGAACCATAAAATAAATGTTATCCTGTTTGGTATAGGTACTATAGGTAGTGCTTTAATTAATAAAATACTACGAGAACGAAAAGATTTGATTTTAGACGCTAAAATAGATATTAGAGTACCCATAATAACCAATGCTACCGTTGCTTTTTTTGAAAAAGAAGGTGCTAACTTTTCTTGGGAAGCTAATTTTATTCAGTTTGGCGTACCGTTTAAGCTGGACGATGTTATGCTGTATATTATGGAAAATAAACTGGAAAATGTTGTAATTGTAGATGCTACTGCCAGCACCCAACTTGCAGCGGCTTATCTGGATTTTATTCGGAATGGGTTTAACCTAGTATCAATAAATGAAACCCTACAATTTTTACCCGATAGCTTTGAGAAAGGCATTCGATTTTTAGCCGAAACACACAAGGTAGAATATACTTTTGTAAATACAATGCGTAGTAAGGTATTAGCAATAGAAGAGTTGTATGAGGCGATAGTTGAAATCGCTGAAAAGCAAAGACCAATAAGTATAAATTAAAACTTAAGTGTTATAAAATTTTTTCTCCATATTTTAAATTTAGAACAAAAATTATCCCTGAAAATATTGATATCGAAGAATCTCCTCTCATCCATATTTCTGTATGAAAATTCAGCAGCCTCTCCAAAGAAAGCATCATTACCCTCTATTCTTTTTTTGTATAAAGATTGTGATATTATCCATGTTTCACATAGGAACATAAGGAGGTTGGTTATTTTTCTTTCTAATCTTTTTTCATTAACAGCAAAAAAATCATTTACATATTTTTTTACTATGACTTCATCTTTTTTCTTATAAGCCATCATCAGTATTGAATCATTTTTATAAGGGAATAAGTTTATAAAAACATCTATCACATCTTCTTTTTGGGTTCCATATTTTTTCAAATATTCCTCCATTTCGGTTGTGGTTTCATAATTATAGAATGATGATAAGCATATTTCTTTTTTTGATATTTTCCTAGTTTGAAATACGAAAGATTCAGTTCCATTATTTAAATCATCCCATATTAATCTTTCAGTTTTTTCAATATCACTTATACCCATTTTTTCTTGATCTAATGAAATTTTTAAAACTTCCTCATCGTATAAATCAGAATGGTTTTCAATTAGACATCTATTCATAGAGACGTTGACTAACTTTCTATATTTTTCATTGTAAATAGTTCTCAAAGTGAAAAGCAAACAACTTTTATAGTCAGAAAAATCTATTTCCTTAGTTTCAATTAATTCAAATAACTCTGTATCGTGTTTGTTACAAAAACAAGGAAAAGAAAATGCTATATTTATTCCAGTTCTTTTGAAAAAATGTTCTTCTTCTTTGAATTTGCTAATCTGCATTTCCATCACATGACTATTTTCTGCTATTGAAGATATAATACCATTTTTTTGTAGAATATGTGAATTTATCGATTTCTCACTACAATTGGGGTAAAAGCAAGTATTTATAGAATTAATACCATTTGATTTGCAATCCTGAAATGCTTTAGCTAATGCTTTATCGATATTCATATAGTAATTATTAGAGTTAGATAAATATAATTATTAGAATTTAATTTGTATCTTTTTTTATAGGTGTTTTACTTTGTGTATGTTTTGAATTAAATAAGCTAAATTCTACTATATTTGTCGCATTAACATTATTAATGCGGCATTTTATATACCTACTACTGCTATTACCCACATTTGTATTGGCTCAGCAAAAAGCTGAAGGCAGTTATACTATTGATGCCAATTACTTTTACGGTAACATAGTACCGCATCGTAAATCCATACAGCACCTTATTACCCACCATCCCGAAGGTATAATTTTGAGTTTTAACCGAAAAACCTTTGGTAAAAAAGCATGGGAATCGGCATACAATTACCCCGATTACGGAGTGTCGTTTCATTATCAGGACATGAAAAACCAATCGTTAGGCGAAATGTACGGACTGTACGGACATTATAACTTTTACTTTTTTAAACGAAACTTAATGTTTCGTATAGGGCAGGGTATAGCCTATAATACTAACCCCTACGATAAGGAAACTAATTTTAGGAATTACGCTTACGGTGCAAGCATAATGCCTACTACTTATTTTATGCTCAATTATGCTAAACCC
The Flavobacterium litorale genome window above contains:
- a CDS encoding TonB-dependent receptor; this encodes MIRFFIPFLLLFSAITFAQNIRLQGVIKDPDGINLEMANVMAIDKETNAMEAYAITNDAGKYQLSLKANTTYIIKVSYIGYTTFEEEFTTGKEDSTKDVVLAEGVELEELEIVHEMPVSIKGDTIVYNADSFTNGSERKLEDVLKKLPGVEVNDDGEVEVEGKKVGKLMVEGKDFFDGDTKLGVQNIPADAVSKVEVLRNYSEVDQLRGVQNNEDNLAMNIKLKDGMKNFWFGNINAGGGEGDGERYVVAPKIFYYNPKYTLNFIGNLNNTGELPLTTQDYFKLTGGFRNIMQRGGTSLNISSNSLGLSLMRNNRAKEIETKFGAANFSYNPTETLTLSGFAIINSSDTEMETINRTVLLDTETGEPETIQDVEETALQRNQFALVKMSSTYKPNQNLQFDYDFLLKTSNQDEANSLLSTVTPETEQSQDVFTDKEQQPFSFNQNINLYYTLNDDNIFAFEAQHLYQDEDPLYSANLGNNPFPDVAGTDPSLSLGLLPANRYNITQNSFVTTNKLDAKLDYYYMVTPKSSLNITLGNTYSYQNYNTSMFQLLDDGTTNDMNDTTDNDVNYVFNDTFLGVHYRFIKGKFEFNPGVTLHNYTTYNEQLGTKTSNDFVTVLPDVFVQFQIKKMERLIYNYTMTANFTDASDFARGLVLRNYKSLFQGNPELDNGLYQNHSLTYFRYDMFNFTQLYGNVTYTHQTDAIKSLSSFAGINQVGTLANSPFADENLIASAGYNRSFARFYKAGVNANVSWSKFNNFRNDDISTTEPATIENATRQVNEQFTQNYRASFSTNYQEVPNIEVGYGYSVNDYADSKFYTESPFANLNYFFWDAFTVRVDYEYNHYYNSDGTSDNEYDFLNADIMYRQKDSHWEFKVSGTNLLNTTSLNDDSFNQFSTYTSRYTVQPRYLLFTVRYNL
- the metK gene encoding methionine adenosyltransferase yields the protein MAYLFTSESVSEGHPDKIADQISDALIDNFLAFDPDSKVACETLVTTGQVILAGEVKSETYLDVQQITREVIHKIGYTKSEYMFDASSCGVLSAIHEQSKDINQGVDRKSKEEQGAGDQGMMFGYATNETEDYMPLALNLSHKLLQELAALRRENNEITYLRPDAKSQVTLEYDDNNKPIRIDAIVISTQHDDFADEATMLAKIERDIKEILIPRIIKNNPQYAHLFNDAINYHINPTGIFVIGGPHGDTGLTGRKIIVDTYGGKGAHGGGAFSGKDPSKVDRSAAYATRHIAKNLVAAGVANEILVQVSYAIGVAKPMGIFIDTYGSSKVSLTNGEIAKKVESIFDMRPYFIEQRLKLRNPIYSETAAYGHMGRKPETVTKTFTAPSGEQKTMDVELFTWEKLDYVDEVKKAFGL
- a CDS encoding OsmC family protein, with the protein product MNAAQPINVLGYTSNNKQFVVKTLNTDLRINQNTQYPELEGPNPYEYILAGFAGCINALGQIVAQEQGITLRSLQIEITGNLNQQDGVNTAKPGFSRIEIKLKPQAAVPLAVLKNWLDEVQQRSPAYHTLVNNTPVDLLLFKEFAYN